A region of the bacterium genome:
GGCACCTCAACACTTGAATAAACCTCGCCTTTTGGAGGAATAATCCCCTCCATAATTAAATAACAATATTGAATAAGCGCTTCCATGCTTGTAGAAAGGTCAGCCTTGTTGGGCCGCGTAATCCGTGAATCCTGGATTTTTATCGCACCTTCCGGCAGTTTTTCCAGTGCCTGGCGGATAATCTTATTACTCTGCCTCATTTCTTCCATCCTGACAAGATACCTGTCATATACATCACCGACCATCCCAATCGGCACTTCAAAATCAATCTGGTCATAAGCCGCGTAAGGCTGTGCTTTCCGGACATCATATTTCACACCTGACCCGCGCAGCGCAGGCCCTGTTAATCCATAATTAACCGCTTGTTCCGCTGTAATTATCCCGATTCCCTTTGTCCGTTTCAGCCAAATCCTATTTTTGGTTAATAGATTCTCATAATCCTGAATCTTATCGGGAAACATCTTTATAAAATCATTAAGCTTGTCAATAAATTCCTGATTTAAATCATTGCGGACACCACCAATTTCCATACAACTAGTGGTTAATCTTGCCCCGCAATAAATCTCAATGAGATCTAAAACCAATTCCCTTTCACGGAAACAATAAAGAAACATACTCATCGCGCCTAAATCCAACGCGTGCGTGGCCAACCACACCAGGTGGCTTGAAATCCGCGCCAATTCTGAAAGTATGACCCTGATAAATTTAGCCCTTGGAGTAACATCAATACCAAGCAGTTTTTCGACTGACTGAACATAAGCCAAATTATTGGCAGGGGCGGAAATATAATCCAGCCTGTCTGTATACGGCTGGAATTGGGTATACATTAATCTTTCGGCGATTTTCTCTATCCCCCGGTGCAGGTACCCGATTTTAGGGTCCACATCGAGAATAGTTTCTCCTTTTAGGCGCAAGGTAAGCCTCAACACTCCATGCGTACTGGGGTGCTGAGGCCCCATTTCAAGAATCATTTCATCCTGTAAAAACATAATACTCCTGCTTTAATACCGTAAATCGTTAAATAAAAAACGTTAATAGTAATTTTTTTTCTCTTCACGCTTAACATTTTACGTTTCACGATTTACGTTTTACAATTCTTCCCCGTTTATTGGAAACTCTTTCCTTAACGGATACCCTTCAAAATCTTCCGGCATTAAAAGCCTTTTCAAATTAGGATGGCCTGAAAACTTTATTCCGAACATATCATAAACCTCCCGTTCGGCCCAATTCGCGGATTCCCATAAACAGGTAAGCGAAGGCACAACTAAATCATCCACACCAACATTCACTTTTACAAAAATCCTTTTGGACTGGGATATCGAATATAAAATATACACTACTTCAAACGGAATATCTCTATCAGGAAAATCAAGTGCCGTTAAATCCACTAAAAAACTAAAATCCAATTCCGGAGTTTCTTTCAAAAACTTACAGATATCAACAATAGATTTTTTATCTACTACCGCTGTCCACTCGCCGCGGAAAGAATAAACATTTTTTACCGCGCCGGGAAAACGCTCTTTTATCTTTTCTATAACTAAATTTTTCTCTTGTTCCATAATTTGTACGGGCGATGTTACCTTGCCCCTGCTTTTCTATTTTTTTGCAATCGTCTCTTTTTCAATTTTTTTCTGAAGTTTGAAAATACCGTAATACAAAGCCTCCGGGCGGGGCGGGCATCCCGGAACATAAACATCCACCGGAATAACTTTTTCCACACCCTGTAATACGCTGTATGTTTTGAAAATACCGCCGCTTATGGCGCAATTACCCATCGCTATTACATATTTGGGCTCCGGCATCTGGTCATAAAGATGTTTCACAATAGGCGCCATTTTTTTTGTAACGGTCCCCGCTACAATCATTACATCCGACTGTCTCGGTGTCGCCCTGAATATTACTCCGAACCTGTCAAAATCATAATGGTCGCCTCCCGCGGCCATCATCTCGATTGCACAGCAGGCCAGCCCGAATGTAGCAGGCCATAAAGAACGGGTGCGCGCCCAGTTAAATAATTTATCCACAGAGG
Encoded here:
- the nuoD gene encoding NADH dehydrogenase (quinone) subunit D — encoded protein: MFLQDEMILEMGPQHPSTHGVLRLTLRLKGETILDVDPKIGYLHRGIEKIAERLMYTQFQPYTDRLDYISAPANNLAYVQSVEKLLGIDVTPRAKFIRVILSELARISSHLVWLATHALDLGAMSMFLYCFRERELVLDLIEIYCGARLTTSCMEIGGVRNDLNQEFIDKLNDFIKMFPDKIQDYENLLTKNRIWLKRTKGIGIITAEQAVNYGLTGPALRGSGVKYDVRKAQPYAAYDQIDFEVPIGMVGDVYDRYLVRMEEMRQSNKIIRQALEKLPEGAIKIQDSRITRPNKADLSTSMEALIQYCYLIMEGIIPPKGEVYSSVEVPKGELGFYIYSDGTSKPYRMKIRTPSFFNVAILPFMSKGAMIADMVAFIASIDIVLGEIDR
- a CDS encoding NADH-quinone oxidoreductase subunit B family protein — translated: MGLIENRFEKNILITSVDKLFNWARTRSLWPATFGLACCAIEMMAAGGDHYDFDRFGVIFRATPRQSDVMIVAGTVTKKMAPIVKHLYDQMPEPKYVIAMGNCAISGGIFKTYSVLQGVEKVIPVDVYVPGCPPRPEALYYGIFKLQKKIEKETIAKK
- a CDS encoding NADH-quinone oxidoreductase subunit C — translated: MEQEKNLVIEKIKERFPGAVKNVYSFRGEWTAVVDKKSIVDICKFLKETPELDFSFLVDLTALDFPDRDIPFEVVYILYSISQSKRIFVKVNVGVDDLVVPSLTCLWESANWAEREVYDMFGIKFSGHPNLKRLLMPEDFEGYPLRKEFPINGEEL